Genomic DNA from Mycolicibacterium helvum:
GACGGACTGCAGCGGCGAACCGGCGCGGTCTATGCCGAACTGGGTGCTGCTCATTGGGGCGGTCCGTGGTCGATCGTCGCCCCGGACGTCGATCCGGTTGCCCTGGCGGGGTCATTCGCGTCCTAGGGGCTTCTCATGCAGCGGAAATGTCGCAACTCGCCCGTGTGGTAGCGGGGGTTTGTCCCAATTCGGTGACACCATGGACACCATGAGGCAAAGGATTCTCGTAGTCGACGACGACCCATCGCTGGCCGAGATGCTCACCATCGTGTTGCGTGGCGAGGGTTTCGACACCGCGGTCATCGGCGACGGCTCTCAGGCGCTGACTGCCGTGCGTGAGCTGCGTCCCGATCTGGTGTTGCTGGACCTCATGCTGCCCGGCATGAACGGCATCGATGTGTGTCGGGTGTTGCGGGCGGATTCCGGCGTGCCGATTGTCATGCTGACCGCCAAGACCGACACCGTCGATGTGGTGCTGGGCCTGGAGTCGGGCGCCGACGACTACGTGATGAAACCGTTCAAACCCAAGGAGTTGGTGGCTCGCGTCCGCGCGAGGTTGCGGCGCAACGAGGACGAGCCGGCCGAGATGCTGTCGATCGCCGACATTGACATCGACGTGCCGGCGCACAAGGTCACCCGCGAGGGCGAGCAGATTTCGCTGACGCCGCTGGAGTTCGACCTCCTGGTGGCGCTGGCACGCAAACCGCGGCAGGTGTTTACTCGTGATGTGCTGCTCGAACAGGTGTGGGGATATCGGCACCCCGCGGATACCCGTTTGGTGAACGTGCATGTCCAGCGGTTGCGGGCGAAGGTCGAGAAGGACCCGGAGAACCCACAAGTGGTGCTGACCGTTCGAGGAGTGGGTTACAAGGCCGGACCGCCGTGATCGGGACGCGGGAGGCGCGCCGCACGTGATCTTCGGCTCCAAGCAGCGCATCCGCGGCCCGTGGGGACGATCTGGTCCCCTGGTGCGGGGTATGAGTGCGCTGAGCCGAGCGCTCGGTTTGATCTGGCGCCGCTCGCTGCAA
This window encodes:
- the mtrA gene encoding two-component system response regulator MtrA, with the translated sequence MDTMRQRILVVDDDPSLAEMLTIVLRGEGFDTAVIGDGSQALTAVRELRPDLVLLDLMLPGMNGIDVCRVLRADSGVPIVMLTAKTDTVDVVLGLESGADDYVMKPFKPKELVARVRARLRRNEDEPAEMLSIADIDIDVPAHKVTREGEQISLTPLEFDLLVALARKPRQVFTRDVLLEQVWGYRHPADTRLVNVHVQRLRAKVEKDPENPQVVLTVRGVGYKAGPP